From a single Dysidea avara chromosome 14, odDysAvar1.4, whole genome shotgun sequence genomic region:
- the LOC136245022 gene encoding uncharacterized protein, whose translation MLSLVCTRVRVLCKLRPQLRSISQYTVKRKGGIVYADIYTKDDVMDNFARLQSKYGTERPAVEHDPILMDLLQSCGPDLIYHTQKERHQLLDTVWKKLHTAKLVQHSVYYNRLLQLFIADDYNMSPTNFLDSMEANNVAPNTTTLAIVLEAYCKAGQMEQARAVLDHIKSLNVVMDKETSISAYRSLSVGMALKNDWDGVDSALNSLKSSGLVPNHKYYNAVLAAFAQAGNQDAIQQLLAKMVAEGIHPVDSTFEAILDGLARGNHVDGIPTIFCYLKSAYWAAEDLRKMAVLFASRGQFDASVKLIECLIDNGDLQYGTITTTIELVLNHIVRHCEGDTAKLGSEIGKVIDLGIPPRDAFECLLFKYELCDYHMDLVRVMWERGEPVRHTYLYHAMANFVKNGQSPKFHNLMVLLRDTQLEADEVTIRYLEKFVGSQTKKARDIDTIVTVLKNYNLLENPDTVKALYGLVTEVWKIPHMLYSHYNAIPKASRQPEYLAMLLARMVVYAPKVVHSLPNFFGRLVADINDMDYFCAQIETFLKGVLMNCSFSVAVTTIQQLIKKEMTECIPQSVFSKIAFQIRHHGVDKSDDLKELLCWMISTGRWESQQSSTIMSALHKGDAEKAIKLFDKVKKDGMADKFAYSYYLMALITKYKDNRKEVDQALQECYQNGIQILPVAIENLLYVTSLYFRGAHVADMMLSNAAKYFNYKPGPFIISVLARGYSKQSNLEGVMKYNGVLKKMNCEHLLPLHDKLSDVYLQLGKPGDIMTMIDDLESCGKPVTTKIVSALIKAHCNIGDIAGALKAYYDTCHFAAPRKAVLGLVLEKCIITDDKINIGPVVNMLLHSGAKPSYINQIMILSHIRFGDLDKARWIARTERLKCLDTETCVNTAKSWYRQDLIDGLVGLLILCHEQNWSMEHDIKQLIVHYILRSDDTTKSKALNAYNRLTEAGVPLQPELHRYIESKLTDQAVQR comes from the exons AATATGGTACAGAAAGACCTGCAGTAGAACATGATCCCATCCTAATGGACCTACTACAGTCATGTGGACCAGATTTGATCTATCATACACAAAAGGAACGCCACCAACTATTAGATACAGTCTGGAAGAAACTACATACTGCAA AACTGGTACAACACTCGGTGTACTACAACCGATTACTACAATTGTTTATTGCTGATGATTACAATATGTCACCAACTAATTTCCTTGACTCCATGGAGGCCAACAACGTTGCTCCCAACACT ACCACTCTTGCTATAGTATTAGAGGCTTACTGCAAGGCTGGACAAATGGAACAAGCAAG GGCTGTCCTAGATCATATCAAGTCACTTAATGTGGTGATGGACAAGGAGACCAGCATATCAGCTTATCGATCATTATCAGTTGGAATGGCACTAAAAAA TGACTGGGATGGTGTAGATAGTGCACTAAACTCACTCAAGTCATCTGGTCTGGTACCAAATCACAAATACTACAATGCTGTGCTGGCTGCCTTTGCTCAAGCAGGTAACCAAGATGCCATTCAGCAG TTACTGGCTAAGATGGTAGCTGAAGGGATTCACCCTGTGGATTCAACATTTGAGGCAATACTGGATGGATTGGCTCGTGGAAACCATGTAGATGGCATTCCTACT ATCTTCTGCTACCTAAAAAGTGCTTACTGGGCAGCTGAAG ATCTTAGGAAGATGGCAGTCCTCTTTGCCAGTCGTGGACAGTTTGATGCATCTGTTAAACTAATAGAGTGTCTGATTGATAATGGAGATCTACAGTATGGTACTATTACCACTACAATTGAACTGGTACTGAATCATATAGTGAGACACTGTGAG GGAGATACTGCTAAATTAGGAAGCGAGATTGGTAAAGTAATTGATTTAGGCATACCACCTAGAGATGCATTCGAATGTCTTCTATTCAAATACGAGCTATGTG ACTATCATATGGACTTAGTTCGGGTCATGTGGGAACGTGGTGAACCAGTACGCCACACATACCTTTATCATGCTATGGCCAATTTTGTTAAGAATGGACAATCTCCCaagttccataatttgatggtgtTGTTGAGAGACACTCAGTTGGAAGCTGATGAAGTGAC AATTCGATACCTTGAAAAGTTTGTAGGAAGTCAGACTAAGAAAGCTAGAGACATTGacacaatagtaactgtattaAAG AATTATAATCTATTGGAGAACCCGGACACTGTTAAGGCTTTGTATGGACTGGTGACTGAAGTTTGGAAGATACCACATATGCTTTACTCCCACT ATAATGCTATACCAAAGGCATCCAGACAGCCGGAGTATCTAGCCATGTTGCTTGCACGGATGGTGGTGTATGCACCCAAAGTAGTGCATTCACTGCCCAATTTTTTTGGACGTTTAGTTGCTGACATCAATGACATGGATTACTTCT GTGCTCAAATAGAGACCTTTCTAAAAGGAGTGCTGATGAATTGTTCATTTTCAGTTGCAGTGACCACAATACAACAATTAATTAAAAAG GAGATGACGGAGTGTATTCCACAGAGTGTTTTCAGCAAGATCGCCTTTCAAATACGACACCACGGTGTAGATAAATCTGATGATTTAAAAGAG CTTTTATGTTGGATGATAAGTACTGGTCGATGGGAATCACAGCAGTCATCCACAATTATG TCAGCTCTACATAAAGGTGATGCGGAAAAAGCTATTAAGCTGTTTGATAAAGTTAAG AAGGACGGCATGGCTGACAAGTTTGCCTACTCGTATTACTTGATGGCTTTGATAACA AAATATAAGGATAATCGTAAGGAAGTTGATCAAGCATTACAAGAATGTTACCAAAATGGAATTCA AATTTTGCCTGTGGCTATTGAAAATTTATTATATGTTACCTCACTATATTTTCGAGGTGCTCATGTTGCTGATATGATGCTCAG CAATGCTGCGAAatatttcaactacaaacccGGTCCTTTTATAATTTCAGTACTGGCGAGAGGATACTCCAAGCAGAGTAACTTGGAAG GTGTTATGAAGTATAATGGAGTATTGAAGAAGATGAATTGTGAACATTTGTTGCCACTGCATGATAAATTATCAGATGTTTATTTGCAACTAG GTAAACCCGGTGACATCATGACAATGATTGACGATCTGGAAAGTTGTGGAAAACCAGTCACCACTAAGATAGTGTCTGCTCTTATCAAAGCTCACTGTAATATTGGTGACATTGCTGGAGCTTTAAAGGCGTATTATGACACCTGCCATTTTGCGGCTCCCAGGAAGGCTGTACTTGGATTAGTACTTGAAAAATGTATAATTACCGATGACAAGATCAATATTGGGCCAG TGGTGAACATGCTATTGCATTCTGGAGCAAAACCTAGTTATATTAACCAAATTATGATTTTATCCCATATACGATTTGGTGACTTAGATAAGGCTAGATGGATTGCTAGG ACTGAAAGATTAAAATGTTTAGATACAGAGACATGTGTCAACACAGCAAAAAGTTGGTATAGACAGGACCTGATTGATGGACTTGTGGGACTACTCATTTTATGTCATGAACAAAACTGGTCGATGGAGCATGATATCAAGCAACTGATTGTTCATTATATTTTACGTTCTG ATGATACCACTAAGAGTAAAGCATTAAATGCATACAACAGATTAACTGAAGCAGGAGTACCATTACAACCAGAACTACACAGATATATTGAATCTAAATTGAC GGATCAAGCAGTACAGAGATGA